A single window of Solanum dulcamara chromosome 5, daSolDulc1.2, whole genome shotgun sequence DNA harbors:
- the LOC129890608 gene encoding uncharacterized protein LOC129890608, with translation MAWGMDIIGPIEPSASNGHRFILVAIDYFTKWVEAVSYKSITKKVIVDFIRNNLICRFGLTDSIITNNGENLNSHLMKKICEQFKINHRNSTAYRPQMNGAMEAANKNIKKILRKMIGNHRVWHAMLSYALLGYRMTARTSIGATPYLLVYGTEAVIPTEVEIPSLRIIQEAKLSKPIGFLIELNIWL, from the coding sequence ATGGCTTGGGGTATGGATATCATTGGTCCAATAGAGCCATCCGCCTCTAATGGACATAGGTTCATTTTAGTTGCTATTGATTACTTCACCAAGTGGGTGGAAGCAGTCTCGTATAAATCAATTACAAAGAAGGTAATAGTAGACTTCATCCGTAATAATTTGATATGTAGATTTGGATTAACGGATTCCATCATTACTAATAATGGAGAAAATCTCAATAGTCATTTGATGAAAAAGATATGTGAACAATTCAAGATTAATCACCGAAACTCAACCGCATATCGTCCTCAAATGAATGGAGCCATGGAAGCTGCCAACAAGAACATAAAAAAGATCTTGAGGAAAATGATTGGCAATCACAGAGTTTGGCACGCGATGTTGTCGTATGCTTTGTTAGGATACCGAATGACTGCCAGAACATCAATTGGAGCAACCCCATACTTGCTAGTGTATGGGACGGAGGCCGTAATCCCTACCGAAGTGGAAATACCTTCGTTGAGAATCATTCAAGAAGCTAAATTGAGCAAGCCGATTGGGTTCTTAATTGAATTGAACATTTGGCTTTGA
- the LOC129890609 gene encoding uncharacterized protein LOC129890609, with protein MKNSKIAPYVKLVQRLCKRFRKIEFRHTLRLQNEFANSLATISLMIKHPDTSYIDPVEIYLKEQPAYYSHVEAEPDGRPWYFDIKRYLETRTYPDNATFNQKKAIRRMANNFFPSGETLYRRTPDVGLLRCVDAIEAMKLLEQIHAGVCGTHINRLTFAKEYPLIRLFLDDYEA; from the coding sequence ATGAAGAATTCAAAGATTGCACCATACGTGAAGCTAGTGCAAAGGTTGTGTAAAAGGTTCCGCAAGATCGAGTTTAGGCATACCCTAAGGTTACAGAATGAATTTGCTAACTCTCTGGCTACTATCTCCTTAATGATCAAACATCCGGATACAAGTTACATTGATCCTGTGGAGATATATTTGAAAGAACAACCCGCTTACTATTCGCATGTCGAAGCAGAACCAGATGGGAGACCTTGGTATTTTGACATAAAAAGGTATCTAGAAACTAGAACTTATCCAGATAATGCGACTTTCAATCAGAAAAAAGCAATACGTCGAATGGCTAacaatttctttccaagtggagAAACCCTTTATAGGAGAACTCCAGATGTGGGACTTCTCAGATGTGTCGATGCTATTGAAGCTATGAAGCTTCTCGAACAGATTCACGCGGGAGTTTGTGGAACTCACATAAATAGGCTTACCTTTGCCAAAGAATATCCTTTGATTCGGCTATTTTTGGATGACTATGAAGCATGA
- the LOC129890610 gene encoding uncharacterized protein LOC129890610: MGTGGDNLVVMVSRVVQGHRISFSNEDLPLEGVMHKKALYVTIKYRKNIMNRVLIDDGLGLYIYPLSTLKQLNFDLGNVRQNQVKVRAFDGGQRDTLGAVNLGIQVSPVDFIIQCQVMDITTSYNLLLGRLWIHMAGVMPSTLYQIIKFVKNNREVVVYGEGSHANDCTPIVDDITRGKYFQGIIEPIKILDKGLKHGLGYVPTEDDEADVTSRKINRVLARPIPHLYISFPVQEYIDDGDLGEGIWNLFEEVDTILEEEIGTSGIHNAELEDKKNLKPSNIMLCHKINEQNEIECDEFEDYDEEATILEHLAEGLKLFEEQYKPNQEETEAVNLGDDECIKETRISVHLTKAERKELINLLKEYVDIFSKSYDDVSVPKKDGKIRICIDYRDLNKPSPKDNFPLPNIHILIDNCAKHEMQSFMDCYAGYHQILMDEKNIEKTAFITPWGVYHYRVMPFGLKNVGGTYMREIMIIFHDMIHKEFKVYVDDVIIKSRESADQLTYLKKFFDRLCKYNLKLNPAKCAFGVPAGKLLGFIVSRRGIELDPAKIKTEECQIAFDAIKNYLSNPPVLVPPREGVPLLLYLSISDNAFGCVLGQHYKIGKKERSIYYLSKKFAPYEARYTLLEKTYYDLTWIAQNLRHYLSSYTTYIISKMDPLKYIFQKAMPTRKLAKWQMLLSEFDNVYVTQKAIKAQALADHLVENPVDEEYEPLRTYFPDEEVLFVGEDISKAYPGWRVFFDGTVNHEGSGIGAILISESGQHYPMAAKLQFRCTNNMAEYEACIMGLKMAINKDIQELLVIEYSNLLIHQV, translated from the exons ATGGGTACAGGTGGAGATAATCTAGTTGTTATGGTGAGTCGAGTCGTTCAAGGACATCGCATCAGTTTTAGCAATGAAGATTTGCCTCTTGAAGGTGTGATGCATAAAAAAGCTCTTTATGTCACTATTAAGTATCGCAAAAATATCATGAATCGGGTATTGATCGATGATGGATTGGGTCTTTACATTTATCCCTTATCGACTCTCAAACAATTGAACTTTGATTTGGGAAATGTCCGACAGAACCAAGTTAAGGTTAGAGCTTTTGATGGGGGTCAAAGAGATACATTAGGAGCTGTGAACTTGGGTATTCAAGTAAGTCCTGTTGATTTCATTATACAATGCCAGGTGATGGACATCACCACCAGCTATAACTTATTATTAGGAAGACTATGGATCCATATGGCTGGAGTTATGCCCTCTACTCTCTATCAGATAATAAAGTTCGTAAAGAATAACCGTGAGGTGGTCGTTTATGGTGAAGGAAGTCATGCAAATGATTGCACGCCAATTGTTGATGATATTACTAGAG GGAAGTACTTCCAAGGAATCATCGAGCCCATTAAGATTCTCGATAAAGGATTGAAGCATGGTTTGGGATATGTCCCTACAGAAGATGATGAGGCAGATGTGACAAGCAGGAAGATTAATCGGGTACTAGCTAGGCCAATACCTCACTTGTATATATCATTTCCAGTGCAAGAATATATCGATGATGGCGATCTTGGGGAAGGAATCTGGAATCTTTTTGAAGAAGTTGACACAATCTTAGAGGAAGAAATAGGGACATCGGGCATCCATAATGCTGAGCTAGAAGA taaaaaaaacttaaaaccTTCCAATATCATGTTATGTCACAAGATAAATGAACAAAATGAGATAGAATGTGATGAGTTCGAGGATTATGATGAAGAGGCTACAATACTTGAACACCTCGCCGAGGGATTAAAACTATTTGAGGAGCAATACAAGCCAAATCAAGAGGAAACTGAGGCTGTGAATCTAGGAGATGACGAGTGTATCAAGGAAACCAGAATCAGTGTCCATCTAACAAAAGCTGAGAGAAAGGAACTTATCAATTTGCTTAAAGAGTACGTCGACATATTTTCTAAGTCTTATGATGACGTGTCag TTCCTAAGAAGGATGGCAAGATCagaatatgtattgattatagaGATCTGAACAAACCTAGCCCTAAAGATAACTTTCCATTACCAAATATCCACATTCTCATTGATAATTGTGCCAAGCATGAGATGCAGTCATTCATGGATTGCTACGCGGGTTATCACCAGATTCTAATGgatgaaaaaaatatagaaaagacaGCTTTCATCACGCCGTGGGGTGTGTATCATTATAGGGTAATGCCATTTGGTCTCAAGAATGTTGGGGGCACTTACATGAGAGAAATAATGATcatttttcatgatatgattcacAAGGAATTTAAAGTATATGTggatgatgtcattatcaaatCCCGTGAGAGTGCGGATCAGTTAACTTACTTGAAGAAGTTCTTTGATCGCCTGTGCAAATACAACTTGAAATTAAATCCTGCTAAATGTGCTTTTGGGGTGCCAGCCGGCAAGTTATTGGGATTTATAGTCAGTAGAAGGGGTATCGAGCTTGATCCCGCTAAAATCAAG ACCGAAGAGTGTCAAATAGCTTTTGATGCTATCAAAAATTACTTGTCTAATCCGCCGGTGCTAGTTCCTCCGAGGGAAGGAGTTCCATTGTTGCTATATCTATCTATCTCGGATAATGCATTTGGATGCGTGCTAGGTCAACATTATAAGATTGGGAAGAAGGAACGATCAATCTACTACTTAAGCAAGAAGTTTGCTCCATACGAGGCTCGTTACACTCTTTTGGAGAAAACTTATTATGATTTAACCTGGATTGCTCAAAATTTGAGACATTACTTGTCTTCATATACTACATATATCATTTCCAAGATGGATCCATTGAAGTATATTTTTCAGAAAGCGATGCCCACTAGGAAATTGGCAAAATGGCAAATGTTGTTGAGTGAGTTTGATAATGTGTATGTGACCCAAAAGGCGATAAAAGCACAAGCCTTAGCAGATCATCTCGTAGAAAATCCAGTTGATGAAGAGTATGAACCGCTCAGAACTTATTTTCCCGATGAAGAGGTATTATTTGTAGGGGAAGATATCTCCAAGGCATACCCTGGTTGGAGAGTATTTTTTGATGGGAcggtgaatcatgaaggaagtGGGATTGGAGCAATTCTAATATCAGAATCTGGCCAACATTATCCTATGGCAGCCAAACTCCAATTTCGTTGCACGAACAATATGGCTGAGTATGAAGCATGCATTATGGGTCTAAAGATGGCGATCAATAAAGACATTCAAGAGTTGCTGGTAATCGAATATTCAAATTTGCTGATTCATCAAGTTTAG